In Xanthomonas theicola, a single genomic region encodes these proteins:
- a CDS encoding ShlB/FhaC/HecB family hemolysin secretion/activation protein, whose protein sequence is MEVRLFAAFGMAVCGAPYACAADAPTARFDVMAYQVVGNTQLSAAEIERAVYPFLGPQRSETDVEAARAALQALYAGKGLATVSVTIPEQNAGGGLVTLQVSEQRIGRLRVNGADYFSPDAVERGAPSLKEGTVPNFKDVQRDIVALNQLPDRRVTPDIKPGVGPNTLDVDLNVDDDLPLHGSLELNNRNSANTTDLRLNATLRYDNLWQRGHSLSVSAQTAPQRPSDAKVLSASYMARLTDSPWSLLAYAVRSDSDIAVISDFNVVGNGTLAGMRAIRALPARNGFFHSLSLGLDYKHFEESSNFDSSPIEYYPLNLAYNADWTGERRRSSFGATLTVNSGGLGLGANRCGNNHCNPSQPGSFDYKRYNARPNFAHLRLEGAHTRTLGRDFQLFGRAQTQLSAEPLISNEEMSLGGLDSVRGYHESQALGDYGVTAQLELRSPSYAEWFGASTQEARVRAFVDGGYVRIHQPLPEQTPSETLISVGVGATAQVFDHLNGSIDLAAPQSRPGGDNAPRQDDFNVLFRLWGEF, encoded by the coding sequence ATGGAAGTGCGACTCTTCGCAGCGTTCGGCATGGCCGTGTGCGGCGCACCGTACGCCTGCGCCGCGGACGCGCCGACGGCGCGTTTCGACGTGATGGCCTACCAGGTCGTCGGCAATACGCAGTTGAGCGCCGCGGAGATCGAGCGCGCGGTGTATCCATTCCTCGGCCCGCAACGCAGCGAGACCGATGTGGAAGCGGCGCGCGCCGCATTGCAGGCGCTGTACGCGGGCAAGGGCCTGGCCACGGTGTCGGTGACCATTCCGGAACAGAATGCCGGTGGCGGCCTGGTCACCCTGCAGGTGAGCGAACAGCGCATCGGCCGGCTGCGCGTCAACGGCGCCGACTATTTCTCTCCCGATGCGGTGGAGCGCGGTGCGCCGTCGTTGAAGGAAGGCACGGTGCCCAACTTCAAGGACGTGCAGCGCGACATCGTCGCCCTCAACCAGTTGCCCGACCGGCGGGTGACGCCGGACATCAAGCCCGGCGTCGGGCCGAACACGCTGGACGTCGACCTGAACGTGGACGACGACCTGCCCCTGCACGGTTCGCTGGAACTCAACAACCGCAACAGCGCCAACACCACCGACCTGCGCCTGAACGCCACGCTGCGTTACGACAATCTCTGGCAGCGCGGCCACAGCCTCAGCGTGTCGGCGCAGACCGCCCCGCAGCGACCTTCCGACGCAAAGGTACTTTCGGCTTCCTACATGGCGCGCCTGACCGACTCGCCCTGGTCGCTGCTCGCCTACGCGGTGCGCAGCGACAGCGACATCGCCGTGATCAGCGATTTCAACGTGGTCGGCAACGGCACCCTGGCCGGCATGCGCGCGATCCGGGCGCTGCCGGCGCGCAACGGGTTCTTTCACTCGCTGAGCCTGGGCCTGGACTACAAGCATTTCGAGGAAAGTTCGAATTTCGACTCCTCTCCGATCGAGTACTACCCGCTCAACCTGGCCTATAACGCGGATTGGACCGGCGAGCGCAGGCGCAGCAGCTTCGGCGCCACGCTGACGGTCAATTCCGGCGGACTCGGCCTGGGCGCAAATCGTTGCGGCAACAACCATTGCAACCCTTCGCAACCGGGCAGTTTCGACTACAAACGCTACAACGCGCGCCCGAATTTCGCTCATCTACGCCTGGAAGGCGCGCACACGCGCACGCTGGGCCGGGATTTCCAGTTGTTCGGCCGCGCGCAAACCCAGCTGTCCGCCGAGCCGCTGATCAGCAACGAGGAGATGAGCCTCGGCGGCCTGGACAGTGTGCGCGGCTATCACGAAAGCCAAGCGCTCGGCGATTACGGCGTGACGGCGCAGTTGGAGCTGCGCAGCCCCTCGTACGCCGAATGGTTCGGCGCGTCCACGCAGGAAGCGAGGGTACGCGCCTTCGTCGACGGCGGATATGTGCGCATCCATCAGCCGCTACCCGAACAGACGCCGAGCGAAACCTTGATCAGCGTCGGCGTCGGCGCGACCGCCCAGGTCTTCGATCACTTGAACGGCTCGATCGATCTCGCCGCACCGCAGTCGCGGCCTGGCGGCGACAACGCGCCAAGGCAAGACGATTTCAACGTGCTGTTCCGTTTATGGGGCGAGTTCTGA
- a CDS encoding DUF2341 domain-containing protein — protein MLAATLLLSALPASAATWWDGKWNYRAKLTVDTTSTGVGLSQPSGRTQVLVRLHTGNFNFADAKADGSDVRFVAGDDRTPLKYHFEKYDGLVDQVALAWVDLPDLPANASTPLYVYFGNPEASGGSDAKGSYDADTVAVYHFASAQAAGADSTAYANNASAPPTLADTALIGAGLRLDGRAPVTVPASTSLTWPAAQPATVSLWAKPASADASGVLLALPGALTLRLEQGRVVAEVGAAAANAQIAASTTLPADAWAHVALRSDGKTATLFVNGRPAGDGATALPASGGGLLLGGEPGTARPNFIGLLDEVEVSKRARAIGAIEAAARSQGVDARLLRFDPVEQRSGDAGHGHFGILIAALTPDAWAVIGILAVMALISWWVMVGKGLYLNATAGANARFLDAYRQQVAAHPLHAPHWQQLGTAAGVRSNLARLLQVGQQELRERLQASGTNVVRTQSIAAIRSALDAAAVREGQRIHKGMVLLTIAISGGPFLGLLGTVVGVMITFAAVAAAGDVNINAIAPGIAAALLATVAGLAVAIPALFGYNYLLSQAEAISADMQVFVDELEKRIAEDYAGDAPARAGGG, from the coding sequence ATGCTGGCGGCCACGTTGCTGCTGTCGGCGCTCCCGGCTTCGGCCGCGACGTGGTGGGACGGCAAGTGGAACTACCGGGCCAAGCTCACCGTGGACACCACCTCCACCGGCGTCGGGCTGAGCCAGCCGTCCGGGCGCACCCAGGTGTTGGTGCGCCTGCATACCGGCAACTTCAACTTCGCCGACGCCAAGGCCGACGGCAGCGACGTGCGCTTCGTCGCCGGCGACGACCGCACGCCGCTGAAATACCATTTCGAGAAATACGATGGCCTGGTCGACCAGGTGGCGCTGGCCTGGGTCGACTTGCCCGACCTGCCGGCCAACGCGAGCACGCCGCTGTACGTCTACTTCGGCAATCCCGAAGCCAGCGGCGGCAGCGACGCCAAGGGCAGCTACGACGCCGATACCGTCGCGGTCTACCACTTCGCCAGCGCGCAGGCGGCCGGCGCCGACAGCACCGCCTACGCCAACAACGCCAGCGCGCCGCCGACCCTGGCCGACACCGCGCTGATCGGCGCCGGCCTGCGCCTGGACGGGCGCGCGCCGGTGACGGTGCCGGCCTCGACCTCGCTGACCTGGCCGGCGGCACAGCCGGCAACCGTGTCGCTGTGGGCCAAGCCGGCCAGCGCCGATGCCTCCGGCGTGCTGCTGGCGCTGCCCGGCGCGTTGACCCTGCGCCTGGAACAGGGCCGTGTGGTGGCCGAGGTCGGCGCGGCCGCGGCCAACGCGCAGATCGCCGCCAGCACCACGCTGCCGGCCGACGCCTGGGCGCATGTGGCGCTGCGCAGCGACGGCAAGACCGCGACCCTGTTCGTCAACGGCCGGCCCGCCGGCGACGGCGCCACGGCGTTGCCGGCCAGCGGCGGCGGCCTGCTGCTCGGCGGCGAACCCGGCACGGCGCGGCCGAACTTCATCGGCCTGCTCGACGAGGTCGAAGTGTCCAAGCGCGCGCGCGCGATCGGCGCGATCGAAGCGGCGGCGCGCAGCCAGGGCGTGGACGCGCGGCTGCTGCGCTTCGATCCGGTGGAGCAGCGCTCCGGCGACGCCGGCCACGGCCACTTCGGCATCCTGATCGCCGCGCTGACCCCGGATGCCTGGGCGGTGATCGGGATCCTGGCGGTGATGGCGCTGATCAGCTGGTGGGTGATGGTCGGGAAGGGGCTGTACCTCAACGCCACCGCCGGCGCCAACGCGCGCTTCCTCGACGCGTACCGCCAGCAGGTGGCCGCGCATCCGCTGCACGCGCCGCACTGGCAGCAGCTCGGCACCGCGGCCGGCGTGCGCTCCAACCTGGCGCGGCTGCTGCAGGTCGGCCAGCAGGAACTGCGCGAACGGCTGCAGGCCAGCGGAACCAACGTGGTGCGCACGCAATCGATCGCCGCGATCCGCTCGGCGCTGGACGCGGCCGCGGTGCGCGAAGGCCAGCGCATCCACAAGGGCATGGTGCTGCTGACCATCGCCATTTCCGGCGGCCCGTTCCTGGGCCTGCTCGGCACCGTGGTCGGGGTGATGATCACCTTCGCCGCGGTGGCCGCCGCCGGCGACGTCAACATCAACGCGATCGCGCCCGGCATCGCCGCCGCGCTGCTGGCCACGGTGGCCGGCCTGGCCGTCGCGATCCCCGCGCTGTTCGGCTACAACTACCTGCTCAGCCAGGCCGAAGCGATCTCGGCGGACATGCAGGTGTTCGTCGACGAACTGGAAAAGCGCATCGCCGAAGACTATGCCGGCGACGCGCCGGCGCGCGCGGGCGGAGGCTGA
- a CDS encoding putative porin — protein sequence MSIPFPLHRPSRLRLALLALLLAPAAAMAQSAAPAIDPARIDPQVTLRLIDLLVAKGVMTRAQADDLIREAAAAPAPTAAAAASRAPPGAVVVPYVPEPVRQQIKDELRAEVAAQAKSEGWAAPGALPEWTQRVRVYGDLRVRGEGVFNADDNYPFFPDFGDINAGSGFDVVGASNAPFVNTTRNRSRMRLRARLGVSAQIADWVQADLRLATGSDRSPVSTNQTLGSNGNLSKYSLWLDRAALQLTPIDALTLSFGRFANPFWSSELVFDNDLNFDGVAARYDLAADAAADLAPWISAGLFPVYNTDFDFGSTSTSKTRSRDKWMYGAQLGLRWRFAEAMALRVGLGYFQYDRFEGKRSAPCLAPTAADSCDSDGARPQFQQFGNTLFALRNIVADPANPGGPQLQYYGYASKFGVADLHAQLQLDQFAPVTVLVEADVVKNTRYNAARVRSLGPVNNLGDRGVFDGGDMGYALNLTVGQPKPAQPGDWNVSVGYRYLESDAVPDGFTDSDFHLGGTNARGPIVGGSYALARNTWLGLRWLSANEISGPPFSVDVLQLDLGTEF from the coding sequence ATGAGCATTCCATTCCCGCTACACCGCCCTTCCCGGCTGCGCCTGGCGCTGCTGGCACTGCTGCTGGCGCCGGCTGCGGCCATGGCCCAGTCCGCCGCGCCCGCGATCGATCCGGCGCGGATCGACCCGCAGGTCACGCTGCGGCTGATCGACCTGCTGGTCGCCAAGGGCGTGATGACCCGCGCCCAGGCCGACGACCTGATCCGCGAAGCCGCGGCGGCGCCCGCGCCGACGGCCGCCGCCGCCGCGTCCCGGGCCCCGCCCGGCGCGGTGGTGGTGCCGTACGTGCCCGAGCCGGTGCGCCAGCAGATCAAGGACGAGCTGCGCGCCGAGGTCGCCGCACAGGCCAAGTCCGAAGGCTGGGCCGCGCCCGGCGCGCTGCCGGAATGGACCCAGCGCGTGCGCGTGTACGGCGATCTGCGCGTGCGCGGCGAAGGCGTGTTCAACGCCGACGACAACTATCCGTTCTTCCCCGACTTCGGCGACATCAACGCCGGCTCCGGCTTCGACGTGGTCGGCGCCAGCAACGCGCCATTCGTCAACACCACCCGCAACCGCAGCCGCATGCGCCTGCGCGCCCGGCTCGGGGTGAGCGCGCAGATCGCCGACTGGGTGCAGGCCGACCTGCGCCTGGCCACCGGCAGCGACCGCAGCCCGGTGTCCACCAACCAGACCCTGGGCAGCAATGGCAACCTGTCCAAGTATTCGCTGTGGCTGGACCGCGCCGCGCTGCAGCTGACCCCCATCGACGCGCTGACCCTGTCGTTCGGCCGCTTCGCCAATCCGTTCTGGAGCAGCGAACTGGTGTTCGACAACGACCTCAACTTCGACGGCGTGGCCGCGCGCTACGACCTGGCCGCCGACGCCGCCGCCGACCTCGCGCCCTGGATCAGCGCCGGCCTGTTCCCGGTCTACAACACCGATTTCGATTTCGGCTCCACCAGCACCAGCAAGACCCGCAGCCGCGACAAGTGGATGTACGGCGCGCAGCTGGGCCTGCGCTGGCGCTTCGCCGAGGCGATGGCGCTGCGCGTGGGCCTGGGCTATTTCCAGTACGACCGGTTCGAGGGCAAGCGCTCGGCGCCGTGCCTGGCGCCGACCGCGGCCGACAGCTGCGACAGCGACGGCGCGCGACCGCAGTTCCAGCAATTCGGCAACACCTTGTTCGCGTTGCGCAACATCGTCGCCGACCCGGCCAATCCCGGCGGTCCGCAACTGCAGTACTACGGCTACGCCAGCAAGTTCGGCGTCGCCGACCTGCACGCGCAGTTGCAGCTGGACCAGTTCGCCCCGGTCACGGTGCTGGTCGAGGCCGACGTGGTCAAGAACACCCGCTACAACGCCGCGCGCGTGCGCTCGCTCGGACCGGTCAACAACCTCGGCGACCGCGGCGTGTTCGACGGCGGCGACATGGGCTACGCGCTCAACCTCACCGTCGGCCAGCCCAAGCCGGCGCAACCGGGCGACTGGAACGTCAGCGTCGGCTACCGGTACCTGGAGTCGGACGCGGTGCCGGACGGCTTCACCGATTCGGACTTCCACCTCGGCGGCACCAACGCGCGCGGGCCGATCGTCGGCGGCAGCTATGCGCTGGCGCGCAACACCTGGCTCGGCCTGCGCTGGCTCAGCGCCAACGAGATCTCCGGCCCGCCGTTCTCGGTGGACGTGCTGCAACTCGACCTCGGCACGGAGTTCTGA
- the glnE gene encoding bifunctional [glutamate--ammonia ligase]-adenylyl-L-tyrosine phosphorylase/[glutamate--ammonia-ligase] adenylyltransferase, giving the protein MPAPSLLVPDALQPVLERSLARLRHSLGAQPWPVRPDIEADLCRALLASDFLLDTLCRQPALLVHLARPDPLPLPPPSLDPVQPAAWPAQLRRYRAAASARLVWRDVLGLDDVDATLAGSTQLAETCLGVALQALEGEFATRHGVVRGADGSVQRLVVFGLGKLGGGELNFSSDVDLVYAYPQGGESDGARPLAAEEYVARLGQRLARLLDETTADGFSHRVDLRLRPFGSAGRVALSFAGMDHYFQREGRDWERYAWLKARAVAGDIAAGEDWLQTLRPFVYRRYLDFTALDGLRAMKAAISAEVARHDRLDDIKRGPGGIREIEFLVQSLQLIRGGREAALRERRLLPALQALVAGGQVAAADGVALAHAYRFLRRVENRLQMLRDAQTHALPEHPLDRARIAFGLGYADWTQLHAALQAQRDRVAAEFAELLAPRVQTVAPDALASYWRGLPDEAGAPVLAAAGFADADGADQALRGFVQSLGVRALSDAARARLDRVLPALLHAAARSPQADAALHRVLGLLQAILRRASYLALLDEQPSALARLVEVLARSAFLSERLAAHPLLLDELLDSRVAGPMPDQAAMRRLCDGAVAAAGDDPEAALRGLNEARQALSFRIALAALDRRQPAVDSARQLAELAEGVVLTVLRLARADLVAAHGEVPGGRFAIIGYGSLGGIELGIGSDLDLVFLYDHAAGVEASAGPRPLESGRWFARLAQKVIALLGAVTGAGRLYDIDVRLRPDGGKGALVSSLANYTEYQRERAWTWEHQALVRARGVAGDADLLQRFERVRAQTLARPRDASQLREDVLKMRARMRAELDRGDAARFDLKQGAGGLVDLEFLLQAGVLLGAAQHPELTMPRDTPALIDALAASGWLGADMAQRLHSAHAMLVDAGLACTLDRRPRLVVPTAAIVQARAAITEAIRARGLDFPASRIDRT; this is encoded by the coding sequence ATGCCCGCGCCCTCCCTGCTCGTCCCCGATGCTCTGCAGCCCGTGCTCGAACGCAGTCTGGCGCGTTTGCGCCACAGTCTGGGCGCGCAGCCTTGGCCAGTCCGGCCGGATATCGAGGCGGACCTGTGCCGCGCGCTACTGGCCAGCGATTTTCTGCTCGACACCCTGTGCCGGCAGCCGGCCCTGCTCGTGCACCTGGCGCGCCCCGATCCGTTGCCGCTGCCGCCGCCGTCGCTGGATCCGGTGCAGCCGGCGGCGTGGCCGGCGCAACTGCGCCGCTATCGCGCGGCCGCCTCGGCACGACTCGTGTGGCGCGACGTACTGGGCCTGGACGATGTCGATGCGACACTGGCCGGCAGCACGCAGCTGGCCGAGACCTGCCTCGGCGTGGCGCTGCAGGCGCTGGAAGGCGAGTTCGCCACGCGCCACGGCGTGGTCCGCGGCGCCGACGGCAGCGTGCAGCGGCTGGTGGTGTTCGGCCTGGGCAAGCTTGGCGGCGGCGAACTGAACTTCTCCTCGGACGTGGACCTGGTCTACGCCTATCCGCAGGGCGGCGAGTCCGATGGCGCGCGCCCACTCGCCGCCGAAGAATATGTCGCTCGCCTCGGCCAGCGCCTGGCGCGGTTGCTGGACGAGACCACCGCCGACGGCTTCTCGCATCGCGTGGACCTGCGCCTGCGCCCGTTCGGCAGCGCCGGGCGGGTGGCGCTGTCGTTCGCCGGCATGGATCACTACTTCCAGCGCGAGGGCCGCGACTGGGAACGCTATGCGTGGCTGAAGGCGCGCGCGGTGGCCGGCGACATCGCCGCCGGCGAGGATTGGCTGCAGACGCTGCGCCCGTTCGTGTACCGGCGCTATCTCGACTTCACTGCGCTCGACGGCCTGCGCGCGATGAAGGCGGCGATCAGCGCCGAAGTCGCGCGCCACGATCGTCTGGACGACATCAAGCGCGGCCCCGGCGGCATCCGCGAGATCGAGTTCCTGGTGCAGTCGCTGCAGCTGATCCGCGGCGGCCGCGAAGCGGCGCTGCGCGAGCGCCGCTTGCTGCCGGCGCTGCAGGCGCTGGTCGCCGGCGGCCAGGTCGCGGCCGCCGACGGCGTGGCGCTGGCCCATGCCTACCGTTTCCTGCGCCGCGTCGAGAACCGCCTGCAAATGCTGCGCGATGCGCAGACCCATGCGCTGCCCGAACATCCGCTGGACCGCGCGCGCATCGCGTTCGGCCTGGGCTATGCCGACTGGACGCAGTTGCATGCCGCGTTGCAGGCGCAGCGCGACCGCGTCGCCGCCGAATTCGCCGAGTTGCTGGCGCCGCGGGTGCAGACGGTGGCGCCGGATGCGCTGGCCAGTTACTGGCGCGGCCTGCCCGACGAAGCCGGCGCGCCGGTGTTGGCCGCGGCCGGATTCGCCGATGCCGACGGCGCCGACCAGGCGCTGCGCGGTTTCGTGCAGTCGCTGGGCGTGCGTGCGCTGTCGGACGCGGCGCGCGCGCGCTTGGACCGGGTGCTGCCGGCGCTGCTGCACGCCGCGGCGCGCTCGCCGCAGGCCGATGCCGCGTTGCACCGCGTGCTCGGCCTGCTGCAGGCGATCCTGCGCCGCGCCAGCTACCTGGCCTTGCTCGACGAACAGCCCAGCGCGCTGGCGCGGCTGGTCGAGGTGCTGGCGCGCAGCGCGTTCCTGTCCGAACGCCTGGCCGCGCATCCGCTGCTGCTCGACGAACTGCTCGACAGCCGCGTCGCCGGGCCGATGCCGGATCAGGCGGCGATGCGGCGGCTGTGCGACGGCGCGGTCGCCGCGGCTGGCGACGATCCGGAAGCCGCACTGCGCGGACTCAACGAAGCGCGCCAGGCGCTGAGCTTCCGCATCGCATTGGCCGCACTGGACCGGCGCCAGCCGGCGGTCGACAGCGCCCGCCAACTTGCAGAACTGGCCGAAGGCGTGGTGCTCACGGTGCTGCGTCTGGCCCGCGCCGACCTGGTCGCGGCCCATGGCGAAGTGCCCGGCGGGCGCTTTGCGATCATCGGCTACGGCAGCCTCGGCGGCATCGAACTGGGCATCGGCTCGGACCTGGACCTGGTATTCCTGTACGACCATGCCGCCGGCGTGGAGGCCTCCGCCGGGCCGCGGCCGCTGGAGAGCGGGCGCTGGTTCGCGCGGCTGGCGCAGAAGGTGATCGCCCTGCTCGGCGCGGTCACCGGCGCCGGCCGCCTGTACGACATCGACGTGCGCCTGCGCCCGGACGGCGGCAAGGGCGCGCTGGTGTCGTCGCTGGCCAATTATACGGAATACCAGCGCGAGCGCGCCTGGACCTGGGAGCACCAGGCACTGGTGCGCGCGCGTGGCGTGGCCGGCGATGCCGACCTGCTGCAGCGCTTCGAGCGGGTGCGGGCACAGACCCTGGCGCGCCCGCGCGACGCGTCGCAATTGCGCGAGGACGTGCTGAAGATGCGCGCGCGCATGCGCGCCGAACTGGACCGCGGCGATGCCGCGCGCTTCGATCTGAAGCAGGGCGCCGGCGGCCTGGTCGATCTGGAATTCCTGCTGCAGGCCGGTGTGCTGCTCGGCGCCGCGCAGCACCCGGAGTTGACCATGCCGCGCGATACGCCCGCGCTGATCGACGCGCTGGCGGCGAGCGGCTGGCTGGGCGCGGACATGGCGCAGCGGTTGCACAGCGCCCATGCCATGCTGGTGGACGCCGGCCTGGCCTGCACGCTCGACCGGCGTCCCCGCCTGGTCGTTCCCACCGCGGCCATCGTCCAGGCGCGCGCCGCGATCACCGAGGCCATTCGCGCGCGCGGTCTGGACTTTCCCGCCAGCAGGATCGATCGCACCTAG
- a CDS encoding ExbD/TolR family protein, giving the protein MKVQGKKPYDDINITPMLDLAYVLLVIFIIMTTAAVQGIKVELPKASAAKPLSEPKTKVIAIDNNGQVSLDAVPVSMSELEQQLRNALAGDAELPVMLRGDRSVQYEKVMAVLDLCSRLGIASIGLATQRQAAG; this is encoded by the coding sequence ATGAAGGTCCAAGGCAAGAAGCCCTACGACGACATCAACATCACGCCGATGCTGGACCTGGCGTACGTGCTGCTGGTGATCTTCATCATCATGACCACCGCCGCGGTGCAGGGCATCAAGGTGGAACTGCCCAAGGCCAGCGCGGCCAAGCCGCTGTCCGAGCCCAAGACCAAGGTCATCGCGATCGACAACAACGGCCAGGTCAGCCTGGACGCGGTGCCGGTGAGCATGAGCGAACTGGAACAGCAGCTGCGCAACGCGCTGGCCGGCGATGCCGAGCTGCCGGTGATGCTGCGCGGCGACCGCAGCGTGCAGTACGAGAAGGTGATGGCGGTGCTGGACCTGTGCAGCCGGCTCGGCATCGCCTCGATCGGCCTGGCCACGCAGCGCCAGGCGGCCGGCTGA
- a CDS encoding TonB family protein codes for MDTLQYTEPPRRWRKLGATLLALLALGWLATLLLRPSQPGPARAQPPRITQVMLPPPPPPPKPEPESPKPQQQPRPLQAAEPTPQPKPDAEQTPPGDPLTAPAGPGDNAFGLQAGDGGGTMIGGKGGGGGPFASYAASVQRAVQQLLQRDERTRKGRYSATVAVWLNPDGSIGRLQILSSAGKPELDAAIVRALQDQPLPQPPPASLPQPIQLRIGALAPG; via the coding sequence ATGGACACGCTGCAGTACACCGAGCCGCCGCGGCGCTGGCGCAAGCTTGGCGCCACGCTGCTGGCGCTGCTGGCGCTCGGCTGGCTGGCCACGCTGCTGCTGCGACCGTCGCAGCCGGGGCCGGCGCGCGCGCAGCCGCCGCGCATCACCCAGGTGATGCTGCCGCCCCCGCCCCCGCCGCCCAAGCCCGAGCCGGAATCGCCCAAGCCGCAGCAGCAGCCACGGCCGCTGCAGGCCGCCGAACCCACGCCGCAGCCGAAACCGGACGCCGAGCAGACCCCGCCCGGCGATCCGCTGACCGCGCCGGCCGGCCCCGGCGACAACGCCTTCGGCCTGCAGGCCGGCGACGGCGGCGGCACCATGATCGGCGGCAAGGGCGGCGGCGGCGGCCCGTTCGCCAGCTATGCGGCCAGCGTGCAGCGCGCGGTGCAGCAGTTGCTGCAGCGCGACGAACGCACCCGCAAGGGCCGCTACAGCGCCACCGTGGCGGTGTGGCTGAACCCGGACGGCAGCATCGGCCGCCTGCAGATCCTGAGCTCGGCCGGCAAGCCGGAACTGGACGCGGCGATCGTGCGTGCGCTGCAGGACCAGCCACTGCCGCAACCGCCGCCCGCTTCCCTTCCCCAACCCATCCAGTTGCGCATCGGCGCCCTGGCGCCGGGCTGA